In Patagioenas fasciata isolate bPatFas1 chromosome 11, bPatFas1.hap1, whole genome shotgun sequence, the following proteins share a genomic window:
- the TENT5D gene encoding terminal nucleotidyltransferase 5D produces the protein MTEDLDHRFSSLTWDQIKILDQVLAEVIPIHGRGNFPTLDVKPKDIIHVVKEQLIEKQINVRDIRLNGSTASHILVKQNGTSYKDLDIIFGVELPSEIEFQVVKEAVLNCLLDFLPKCVNKEKITAQTMKDAYVQKMVKVSTDHDRWSLISLSNNSGKNVELKFVNSLRRQFEFSVDSFQIVLDSILKVYRARDCKLTEDSHPIVIAESMYGDFNEAMDHLKYKLISTRNPEEIRGGGLLKYSNLLVRDFKPADEAEIKSLERYMCSRFFIDFPDVAEQQRKIESYLRNHFIGEEKSKYDYLMTLRGVVNESTVCLMGHERRQTLNMITILALKVLGEQNIIPNAANVTCYYQPAPYISDRNFSSYYIAHGQPPIIYQPYPFHIQIQSGIV, from the coding sequence ATGACTGAGGACCTAGACCACAGGTTCAGTAGTCTCACCTGGGATCAGATTAAAATCCTGGATCAAGTTTTAGCTGAGGTCATACCTATTCACGGGAGAGGAAATTTCCCGACGCTGGATGTAAAGCCGAAGGATATCATCCATGTGGTAAAGGAACAGCTCATTGAAAAGCAAATCAACGTTAGAGATATCCGCCTGAACGGTTCCACAGCCAGCCACATCCTCGTAAAGCAGAATGGAACCAGTTACAAGGACCTAGACATCATTTTTGGGGTGGAACTTCCAAGTGAGATCGAGTTCCAGGTGGTTAAGGAAGCCGTTCTTAATTGCCTATTGGATTTCTTGCCAAAATGCGTTAATAAGGAAAAAATCACTGCTCAGACCATGAAGGATGCCTATGTGCAGAAGATGGTCAAAGTCTCCACCGACCACGATCGCTGGAGTCTCATCTCACTGTCAAACAACAGCGGCAAGAACGTAGAATTAAAGTTCGTCAACTCGCTCAGACGGCAGTTTGAGTTCAGCGTGGACTCTTTCCAAATCGTGCTGGACTCCATCCTGAAAGTTTACAGGGCAAGGGACTGCAAACTGACGGAAGACTCTCACCCCATCGTCATCGCTGAAAGTATGTACGGAGACTTCAACGAAGCGATGGACCACTTGAAATACAAACTGATTTCCACAAGGAACCCAGAGGAAATCAGAGGAGGCGGCCTCCTGAAGTACAGCAATCTCTTGGTGCGGGACTTTAAGCCAGCGGATGAGGCTGAGATTAAATCTCTGGAACGTTACATGTGCTCCAGGTTCTTCATCGATTTTCCAGATGTTGCTGAGCAGCAAAGGAAAATTGAGTCATACCTGCGCAACCACTTCATTGGGGAAGAGAAAAGCAAGTACGACTACTTGATGACTCTGCGCGGAGTTGTGAACGAGAGCACGGTCTGTCTCATGGGACACGAACGAAGACAAACTCTGAATATGATCACAATTCTGGCTTTGAAAGTACTCGGAGAACAAAATATCATCCCAAATGCAGCCAATGTAACGTGCTATTATCAGCCTGCTCCATATATCAGTGACAGAAACTTCAGCAGTTACTACATTGCTCATGGACAACCGCCCATCATCTACCAGCCGTACCCATTTCACATACAAATACAAAGCGGCATCGTTTAG